The sequence below is a genomic window from Nicotiana tomentosiformis chromosome 6, ASM39032v3, whole genome shotgun sequence.
ccttactatcttgttgtttttattatgcttttatatggctttttggtactgccCCTTCTTgtatatattttcattaatgtggtgcttatgctttcctgagccgagggttttttggaaacaacctctctatcctcacaaggtaggggtaaggtctgcgtacacactaccctccccagaccccacaatGTGGGATAATATTGGGTATGTTGCTGTTGTTGTCAAAGCGGGGGTTGGATATGTATAATTATGCAGGATCAACCGTACCTGTGATTGCACAATAACAACCCTGACAAACTAAAAGAATTATGTAGAAGTGACAATGTGCTTACGTGTCTGAATCTTTCTCGTCTTTCTTTAATTCTATTCTATGATATTTTCGTTTTGGTATTTAGATAATAAAATTTTCTCTGCAAAGTTAAATGAGGAAATACTAACTAATTTGTTACATACTCTTAATCATCAATATTTCAACTGGTAAATTGCAACTTTAAATGAAAAGGCGAAAATGCTAGAAAAGTGGATGGCAAAGTGAGGAAAGATGCAGAAAGCCACAGACCTAAGTGTGACCAAAACTAATCAATAGGGTATCCTGCATATTGGGTAGTTGTAGTTTTAGTGTGCATGTGGATCTCGGGAACTTCCTCATTTAATTTTTGGTTCCTTATTTCTAACTCGGATATTCACTGAAAACTTGTTTGGTGAGCTAGAAATATAATTCTAGAAACTCAACTTCTCCCGAACTTCATTTAAATGATGAGTAAAGAAATGTGAATGGAGGAAAAATAATAGTGGATTTAACGGGAGGAAATATCCACTTGCTTTTGGAAGAGTGACTTCTATTCGTATTCACGAGGGGAGGAAATATAAGAAAATAGTTGAGCTGATCTCTGAGTGAAACATTGAGAAACAACCTTGTTCCATTTTCAATGTGgcttatttattttttatgacGGTGGTGTCCGGATaagcttgcgcgcacctcgatTATTCCACCGTGGATACCTATTACCTCCCACCAGTACAGGTATCGGGTAACTTTGCCCACCAAGGCTCCAAGTGTGGCTTTAAATTTGAGAGAAGTTTCATTTTGGAACCCCAAAAGCTAAACAACAAAAGTAGTAAAACATTGTGATCCTTGCAGTAACTTAGGTTTCTTGAAAAGTTTGCCTTTGTAATGCTTTGGCCTGTTGGACCATGAGACGATACAAATTAGTTCCGACAAAAATTTTAAGTCCTAGTAACAAAACATTGTTTATCCTTTGCTACCAGATTGGAGATGGCTCAGCTCCTCCTTGTTTTtcccttttttcctttctttGCCTTTTGCATGAATatgaatagtaatatcatttagcTAAGTTACTTCATTTGAAATTTTGACAGCTTGAGAAAGCAAAGCAAGATGATGGCCTATCAGATCTCAGCAACCTGTTGGGGGAGCTCAAGCATATGGCTACGGATATGGGATCTGAAATTGAGAGGTTAGTCTTCCTTTATCTCTCCCTTTCCACTTTCTCCTTATTGTGTTAGTTACTTCTAAGAATTATGTATATGCAACAACTACACCTCAATTCCAAACAAGTTAGCGTAAACTCTATGAATCCTCACTTTCCATATCATTTTATTTAAACCTGTCGCAGTCCAATATTTTTTTGAAAGAACATTCTCTAGCACTAGAATTCTCCACAATTTCTTAGAATTCTGTATATGCTGTTGGATATTACAGGCAAAACAAGGCATTGGATCATGTTGAAGATGATGTTGATGAGATTGCTTTCAGAGTTAAAGGGGCCAACCAGAGGATTCACCGTTTGCTTCGAAAGTAAACCAGTAGACGTCTGATAGACCTGCTAATAATGAGCTTTCGGATGTCAACTTGCTTCAGTTCTTTATCCTTTCAACTCTTCTGAGCTCTCACAAATCCCCCTTGATTTTAATATTTTGTTATTGTAAATTTCAATTGTACTTTGTATTATGCCTTTACACAACTCTATTACAGTAAACCAAATTTATCGTCTGATATTTGGAAAGTTCAACAAATTGCTGTCCGCATAATgcatctttttcttcttttcggATAATTTTATGTCCTAATAACGTTAAACACAAATGTACAGTTTATGAAACACCGATATCAAACAGAACTATATTTGATTCTTCAAAGCCTTTCTAACCAATATTGGCTGGAAGAAAAATCATTTCCCATCCACTTAACATGATACCTGCTTGTGGCAAATGTTTAAATACAGCTGTTTGTCTGCTTACAATGCTATGCTAGTTGATAACTAACTTTCATTAAATGACACATGTTCCTGGGAAACACTATTAGTAGGGGGAGGGATATATCTAGCTATATAATACATAATTGTTAAAAAATTGGCTACTCATTTTGTTGTAGCTAGTGTACAATTACTAAGGTATGAATCAATAGAGTAAGCATTATTTCCTAATCCTATCTACAACCTGGAGAATTATAGTTGGGGAATACTAAGAATTTGATGGACAAGGGGGCAACTGATATTGGGGACTTTATGTTTACAATGACTGGAGACAAACTTGGGATGTCTCCATCTTCTGTGAGCTGTAATGGTAATCCATTCAGGAGCATAATTTTGCTGTGAAGGTTCCCATCTAGTGGAGTCAGATGATACTCTTCTCGTGACAATGTAACGTCTGATGATTTACTTCCAACCCATGAAAAAGTTTTCTTAAGACCATGTATAAACGACTTCTTGTGATTTGATTTCTCGTTGGCATGCGAGGTGGTGGTTGCACTAGATTCGATGCTGACTCCATACTGAGTTTGGTTGCTTAAATTGATCAAAAGTAATGTCACACCAGCCTGCACAAAGGAAACACCAGGAAATTGAAATGTTAAGTTTTAAGCACATCCAAATCATCACATGTTAATTTGAAACTAGTATATATTaatgaataacaacaacaacaataacaacaacaaacctagtataatcccacaagtgaggtctagggaaggtagtgtgtacgcataccttacccctacctttaagaaggcagagaggctgtttccggtagATCCTCACCTCAGGAAAGATAAAACGAAGTATACATTAATGAGAAAACTAAATTACTGCAGTATGGCTAGGATAAAATGGTAAGATTAGCAACCAGAAGCTGGCTTCACCAATAAGCCACAAAATGGTTCAGTAGAAGGGCGTTCTATCCTACATCTTGTTGACATTTAGGTTCTAGCCTATCCAAGAGTAGACACTCAAGTTCTAACTATCCACCAGTAGTAAGTTCGCCtacaaaaataagcacaagggagaGCCAGCATCCCTTAGGAAAGAAAAACTAGTTGAGACTGAATAGCATCAACTCTGATTATAACACTCAAAGCATTTAAACAAATTCTTTTAGTAATTATTACTCCCTCTGCAGCATTAAAGCATATGGTCTTTACAAGTTACAATTTTGAAATGATCTTAAAGATAATAATCACGAAAAACAGCTTGCTTTGCTATCAATTAATCAATTAACTAAACCTCAATGCTAAAGTAGTTGGTGGCTACTTGAATTATTTCCTGTATATCTGTTTTGCTCTATTCAAACCATTTCATTCCAGTGCGAATACTTTCAGGTCCTAGGCCTTTCATGGTATTGGAACTTAGCGTAAACTCTCTCACACCAACACAATGATGTGATGGAACGCCTTGCCCATTTAACAGTAATACGGATGCCACGTTCCAGTTCAACATTTAGAGGTTTCAACATATTATGACTATTTTTATGCTGACAACCAACCTACCACAACCCTTCTCCTTAATCCGGGTTTGGGCCGACTATGCAAAGCTCATATAGTTGAATTCTCACTGCATCTTTGCTGCCTAATTAAAAGTAGGTGTGATGTTTTAGCCTCTACAAACAAATAGATTGACCAGAAGCATGAATAGACTTGATGCAACAGAAGAAGTAATAAATATCACTATTGATGATGAACAAGGATTATCAACCAGTAATTACGTGTGAAATTTTAAGACTTCCTTCCAGGAAACCATCAAATTACTTCCTGTAAAGGTTAATTTATCTCCACTCTCCAGCCAAAGATGCATCTAAATTCTATAAGTGAGTGATTCAAAAATCCACGGAGCTCTTACTCTATCTCTTGTACAGTGGGCATAAGAGCGCAGATATGATGATGAATTTCTGCTAACAGCAAGAACTCCTTTTCCCATCAGCCGATGCCAAAGAAGTGCACTGTGTTCGTTGAAAGAGGTCGGATCAGATTATCAGGGACTTAATAACAAGAATAAAGGAAGATGTTCTTTTTAGTAGCAGAGAGAATCAACCTTGAATTGGTAAACCAATCACCTCACCTGTAATAATCAGGATTTGGGATAAATGTGCTTGTGTCAAGGAGCCCATAATTTCCACCAACAAAAGTCTGCCTGCAATATACTTTAGTGAGGTACTTGGCTGCCATCCCAAGCTGATCCAAGTACCTAAATTCCACGACAAGGTAAGGCATAAAGCAAACAATTAAATGATTAAAGAATGATAAAAAATAAATCGAGTCGGGCAAGAAATTTACCAAAAACTGTTCACAAATGTGTTAGACACGTTATGACCTCCATTGTTGAAGGCCCCACCAGATTCTCCAACCCAAGCTGACGTCCAAGGACCATTCATTGCAATGGTTTGGGTAAGATTACTGAATGTGTCGGCAATTTTATTTAAGTGCAGGGGATTTAAAATTTTGTTGACGAGATTGCGGTCAGATCCTGAAACAAATAAATTTCAAGGTTCTATTCAATGGAGTAACATGAACAAATCGACTTACAAATCCAGATAACGCAAGTAGTAATGTAACTTTGCACACAAACCACTTATGAGAAAAAGATAGATAAATAAAGTAAAATCACCCAACTACCTAAGCAGTTGTTCATAATTTGAATTAAACAGAAGTAATTTACCTAATTTTGTTCTACCAACTAGTTCTCTTTTACTGGATGGTTCCCAACCTCCTAATGATGtccaaaatattaaaatattagtGACAAAGAAATTTTCATAGAAGACGTGAAAAATGTTTTATAAACTGAAACACATGATGTTTTATAAACTGAAACACATAGAAGACCATTCACCACTGATGCTTCAATGTGGTAGTTGGGGTCCAGTCAAATCatactttaagtttgaaaactggTGGCTGCAGACCGAAGGATTCAAAGATAGAGTACAAGAATGGTGGAACTCTTTTACTTGTGAAGGAAGGCCTGATTTCATCCTAGCTTTCAAACTTAAAGCCTTGAAGGCAAAGCTCAAAGAATGGAGCAAAACTCTCCAAGGCAACTTAGCACTGCAGAAAGCAAGTATCCTCAGCCAACTTGCAGAGCTGGAAGAGTTACATGACCAAAGGAGCTTGACAGAGGAGGAAATATTTACAAAAACCTCTTTGTCCATAGAGTTTGAGGTGATTGCAAACCATGAAGAAGTAGGAGACAGAGGTCTTAAAAGAGGGAGACAGGAACACTAAGTTCTTCCACAGAAGAGCTAATGCTCACAGGAGATATAACAATATTAATCAGTTGATAGTACAAGGGGAATCTCTGCAGAATCCAGAATATATCAAGAGGGAGGTTATCAGATTTTACCAAAACCTCTACACAGAAGAAGAGGAGTGGAGGCCACTAGGTTCCATCAGAAATAGTCAGATGATTACACCAGAAGATAACTTAATGCTACAGAGCCCCTTGGAAGAACATGAGATATGGGAAAGTGTAAAGGCATGTGCTGGCGACAAAGCACCTGGCCCAGATGGATTCTCAATGGCCTTCTTCACTAATTGCTGGGAAGTGGTAGTAGCTGTTCAGAACTTCTATGACCAAGGAATATTTGAAAGGAGCCTTAATGCTACTTTTGTGGCTTTGATTCCTAAGAAGGTGGGGGCCAAAGAACTGAGAGACTTCAGGCCTATCAGTTTGATAGGCAGTATATACAAGATTATATCCAAGTTATTGACTGAGAGGCTCAAGAAGGTGGTCAACAAACTGGTGGATTCTCAACAGATGGCATTCACAAGAGGCAGACAGATTATAGATGTTGTCCTAATTGCCAATGAATGCATTGACACAAGGAAAATAAGCAAGGAACCTGGGATATTATGCAAGCTGGATATAGAGAAAACATATGATCATTTGAACTGGAATTTTCTTCTGGAAACCCTCCGGAAAATGGGCTTTGGTGGAAGATGGATTAACTGGATAAAATTCTGCATTTCTACTGTGAGCTTCTCAATACTTATTAATGGAGCACCAGCTGGTTTTTTTCCTTCTCAGAGGGGTTTGAGACAAGGGGATCCCCTTTCCCCATTCCTATTCATTATTGCCATGGAAGGATTGAATGATATGTTAAAAAGAGCTCAAACAAATAATTGGATAAGGGGCTTCAATGTGAATGTAGGACTGATAGCAACATGATGATTTCCCACTTGCAGTATGCTGATGACACCTTGGTGTTTTGTGAAGCTGATAAAGAACAACTGAAAGTATTAAGGGTGATCTTCATTCTTTTTGAAGCCACTTCTGGGCTACACATAAATTGGCACAAAAGCTTTGTTTATCCAGTCAATGAGGTAATAGAGCTACAAAGTCTTGCTGATATTCTTGGTGGGAATGTAGGTGAATTACCTACTGTATATTTGGGGATGCCATTGGGAGCCAAGAGCAAATCAAAAGGAATTTGGAATGGTGTGCTGGAGAAATGTGAAAAGAAGCTAGCAAATTGGAAGAATCAATATCTATCTATGAGGGGTAGACTAATCTTGATTAACTCTATACTTGATGCCATGCCTACTTATATGATGTCTCTATTCCCAATTCCAGCCAATGTAGTGAAAAATATTGATGCATTAAAAAGAAATTTCTTATGGGAAGGCAACAGTGAGAAGAAGAAGTTCCATCTGGTTAAATGTAATTCTTTTACTACTAGCAAGAAGACAGGGGGATTGGGAATCAAAAACCTGAGAGTCCAGAATCATAGTTTGATGATGAAGCGGCTATGGAAATTTGTGGCAGATGAGCAATCACTGTGGAGAGAGGTCGTTAGGGAGAAGTATGGAATGGAAGGAAAATGGACAACCAAACCAGTGAGAAGACCATATGATGTCAGTTTGTGGAAGTCAATTAGGAATTTGTGGCCAAAAGTGATTAAGAAGTCCAGATTCAAAGTAGGAAATGGTATGAAGATTTCCTTGTGGGATGACAACTGGCTAGGCCAAGGCCCTTTGAAGCTACTTTTTCCTTACATATATACTTTGAATCAACAACAACAAGCAACACTAGATGAATATTACCTTTAGAAGACTTCTAAATGATTGGGAGATTGACAGAGTAATAGAGTTTTACAATACTTTGGAGCTATTCAGTGGAATCAACTCTAATCAAGATCTCATCATATGGCAAAGGAATAGGCAGGGGAAGTTTTCTGTTAAGTCTGCTTATAAGGAATTCAACCTGTCTAATAACCAGGTTGGATGTTGGCCATGGAAGATGATATGGAAAGTAAAAATCCCTTACAAGGTTGCTTGCTTTACATGGTTACTAGCAAAAGAAGCGGTTCTAATACAAGATAATCTAATCAAGAGAGGTTTTCACTTGTGCTCTAGATGTTACTTATGTGGAGAGGAGGAGGAGACAATTAGTCATCTCTTTTTGCATTGCAAATTCACCGTTCAAATATGGAGGATTTTTATTAGTTTTAGGGAAATTTTATGGGCAATGCCGGGAAGAATTCTTGATGTTCTAACTTGCTGGAATAAAGAGGGCTACCTTTCTAGTTATAAAGAGAGATGGAGAATTGTCCCAGCTGGCATATGGTGGACAATCTGGGAAGAGAGAAATCAGAGATGTTTTGAAGACAAATCCAGGAACATCCAGAAGACGAAGATGAAATGTCTAGCTCTTTTCTATTTTTGGTGTAAAGGAAAGTTTTTGGAAGATCATGAATCCATTTTTGATGTGCTAGATTCCTTGTGAGAAGACCAAGGATTATAAgtgttttaattttctttttgggCACTCATTTTGTAATTATGGGTGACTTCACAAAGTTAGTGAAGTCTATATATTAATATACAAATATGTTACCTTCTCAACAAAAAAAACTGAAACACATCATGAGGCAGGAAAAAGTGGTCAACACTTAATTTTGACGTAATCATCATTGCGCTAGATTTTCTAAATCAATAGAAGCTTTCATACAGTGCCAAGCTATCTGTAAAAACATTTATGCTAACTTACCTGGACCAAGATTATATATATGATGAGTCAAGGCATCGACAGTGCCTGGCCCTGACACCTCAAGGAGCTTCTCATACCACTCTTTATCGTAGAATCCTCCTGGTGCTAAGAGAAGTGGTCGGGGTTGGAAATGCTTATACAGTTGGTCTATGAGATTGTTAAGATGGATAACATCTGTTCCGTATTGCTCGGCATCAACATTTGCACCAATCCCCTTACCACTCAACTCATTTCCTGCAAACCAAGGGGAAGCATTGTTTAAGGAAATCCAACCTCTCCATTAAAGAAGAGTGACTTACCAAAAGAAAGAGAGAAGGAAATTGTCAGAAATCATACCAAATTCCCATGAGTGTATCTGGTAGCCCCTGGAAATAGTGTAATTTATGAAATCATGGGCGTTGCTGGAATCCCAATTCCCTCCCCACAAACGCTTACCCGTCCGCTGCCTCCCATGCAAGGCATTCAGGCCAAAGGTCACAAGTGCTCTGCAGCATAAGCAGTGAAACTGGGATGAACTTTGTTGAATTGAGTAACCACCTCATCTAAAAGTTGAGCTATTAATAGGGGACACTTTTATTTATCTTATTATGCCTTAACACACCCCTCACATGCAAGCCTAATgctttttcttttcctctttgcCAAGCACATGGAAATACTTTTTGTCAATAGGTGGTGCTGAGACTTGAAACCAGGACCCTTGTTtagctctaataccatgttgaagTCAGTTACCACCTCATTTAAAAGCTTAAGCTGTTAGAGAGAGTACACTTGTTTATTCATATGTCTTAACAAAAGTAAGTTTCGACATACTCCTTAGTATCATAAGAAATTCAAATTAATACCAAAATGTCAGGTAGGACTGTTACGCCAGAAAGAATGGGAAGTATTAAAAAAAGGTAACAGCTTTCAGAGCTTAGTTTCTTGATCTCTAGATTGCAGGAATCTCAACAAGCATGTTGAAATGTACAGGAATCTGGTTACTAAATGCTAATCCATGATTCCTATCAGCATTCACAATCTCGATTTTCTCAGATGCAAATCCTGAAGAAACATGAATTATACAAGAATTTGGTTGTGTAAGTGTAGTATACTTATTGGTTGTTAAGCAGTGGAACTCTAAATATCCATCTATTTAGATTCAATGATCCCTTTTGAAAACCTTACAAAGGTTAATATTGGTATAACCAATTTAGGGGCAAATTTTCCTCAATAGCTTCAAgacaaaaagaaaagaacaagaaaaaataaagaaagaaagaaaggaacgCAGGAATTACAGCCAAGTCTATAAAGCAAAGCAGATTATAGTGAGATTCTAGAGTTAAATCTTAGGGTACTTTAAATGCAATGTGAAAACAAAATTGGAACAAGAAAGCAGCACAAAAGTTAATAACTCACCCCGTCTTCTTGAAAAAGCTATTTAGCTCATCCCATCTATTCATATGTAAGCATCCCTTTGAAAATCCAAACAACCCATCCCCCTGCTTGGTAAACGGATGGCAACGAGACTCCAAATTGCCTACGTCATATATTACTCGGTTTTGCAGAGAACCTCCAAGTCGTAATCTCAAAGGGTTGAAAGCTGTACCACCAATTAAGTAGGCAGCAATCAGAACAGAAGAAAATATGTGAGCAGCCCAAACAAGCATTAAGTCTAATTTGCTCACTATTGCAAGTAGATGGATGCTTTTGACGTTAAGGTGAAGTTATCGAGTTTACCAATCAAAGTTTGTTAATTAGAGTAAGAACAACAAGATCTCAAATGTTAAGGTGAAGTTATAACATGACGGAAACATGCAAACCTTTAATAGAATTTGCCAGAAAGGGGTGAGACAAATCctgaaaaaaatcaaaagaaaaatcaTAAATGTTAACTGCTCGTTCCATCATCTGAAACTGCATGAGAGATGTGCACTAACTATTAGAAATAGCAATATGACAATAACAACTAGTAGGATTTTACCAGATTCATCAGAGATGTGTAGCCCCAAGGGCATTCGTTGTAGTTACATTTTTCTTTAGGCCACCAATCGAGGGTAGCGCATACATAATTAGCATCTGTCTCAGCAATTTTTACAGTTCCATCAATCACAAGTGCTGTATCTTCAACTATTTGTGCCAAAAATGCAGGACACAGCGCCAGAAAGATTAACAAGAAGGGTGGGAAGCCCATTTTCTGTTAACCTCCTCAGCTTCACCCCTCTTTGAACAGGGTCATCAACTGCAACGGCTAACGAATTAAGTGTTAAGAGAAGTTTACCAAAAATAAATGAACTTGTACATGAATGAAATTGAGGAAAAATATCAAACAGAAAGCTAATAATTCTCTTATTAAGCAGCTTAACAAAATAACTTCTTCTTGCCATTCTGTATTTAAAGCCCTTTCAGTATCTTGAGGAATCTAACAACTAATTTACATATAACCATTCTGAAAACTATGAATTTGATCATTTTCTATTGGCTAGGTTAAATGATCCCAACATACAGTGGCGGATGCGTGTAAACGATGGGTTCAAGTGACTCAGTATTTTCGACATGGAGTATATGcaaaaaagtaattaaaattcTAAAACACTTTGAACTGAGAATTTCTAAAGTATAATGGGTTTAGTGGTAAAAAACTAAAGGTTGAACCGATCAAATtgaaatcctagatccgcctctacCAACATAATGTCAAAAAATATTAGACTAACAAAATATGAGCAGGAAATAAGGGTACAAACCAAATTGCTTATCTTGGTCAGATGCTAGTAGCTCAAACCAGAACTGGTCAAGTGCACATAATTACATTTTGGAAGTACTAAAAAGACACTAAACATGCAGTATGGACAGaaaaactaaaaattgaaaaaataagttTGAACATTTGTCCCCAGATCCTATTGAAGAAAACAAATAGAATATAAGCAATCATTATCTATTAGCCACATATACCAGCAGTATAAGCAAAGTCTCCATTAGCATACCATATTCATTAAGATAAACATGCAAATTAACCAATCAGAATCAGCCAACCAGAACTAGATCCAACTATTACTTAAAAGTCCCTTATACTAACTCTCAATAATTGAA
It includes:
- the LOC104091671 gene encoding heparanase-like protein 2 isoform X1 encodes the protein MGFPPFLLIFLALCPAFLAQIVEDTALVIDGTVKIAETDANYVCATLDWWPKEKCNYNECPWGYTSLMNLDLSHPFLANSIKAFNPLRLRLGGSLQNRVIYDVGNLESRCHPFTKQGDGLFGFSKGCLHMNRWDELNSFFKKTGALVTFGLNALHGRQRTGKRLWGGNWDSSNAHDFINYTISRGYQIHSWEFGNELSGKGIGANVDAEQYGTDVIHLNNLIDQLYKHFQPRPLLLAPGGFYDKEWYEKLLEVSGPGTVDALTHHIYNLGPGGWEPSSKRELVGRTKLGSDRNLVNKILNPLHLNKIADTFSNLTQTIAMNGPWTSAWVGESGGAFNNGGHNVSNTFVNSFWYLDQLGMAAKYLTKVYCRQTFVGGNYGLLDTSTFIPNPDYYSALLWHRLMGKGVLAVSRNSSSYLRSYAHCTRDRAGVTLLLINLSNQTQYGVSIESSATTTSHANEKSNHKKSFIHGLKKTFSWVGSKSSDVTLSREEYHLTPLDGNLHSKIMLLNGLPLQLTEDGDIPSLSPVIVNIKSPISVAPLSIKFLVFPNYNSPGCR
- the LOC104091671 gene encoding heparanase-like protein 2 isoform X2, giving the protein MGFPPFLLIFLALCPAFLAQIVEDTALVIDGTVKIAETDANYVCATLDWWPKEKCNYNECPWGYTSLMNLDLSHPFLANSIKAFNPLRLRLGGSLQNRVIYDVGNLESRCHPFTKQGDGLFGFSKGCLHMNRWDELNSFFKKTGALVTFGLNALHGRQRTGKRLWGGNWDSSNAHDFINYTISRGYQIHSWEFGNELSGKGIGANVDAEQYGTDVIHLNNLIDQLYKHFQPRPLLLAPGGFYDKEWYEKLLEVSGPGTVDALTHHIYNLGPGSDRNLVNKILNPLHLNKIADTFSNLTQTIAMNGPWTSAWVGESGGAFNNGGHNVSNTFVNSFWYLDQLGMAAKYLTKVYCRQTFVGGNYGLLDTSTFIPNPDYYSALLWHRLMGKGVLAVSRNSSSYLRSYAHCTRDRAGVTLLLINLSNQTQYGVSIESSATTTSHANEKSNHKKSFIHGLKKTFSWVGSKSSDVTLSREEYHLTPLDGNLHSKIMLLNGLPLQLTEDGDIPSLSPVIVNIKSPISVAPLSIKFLVFPNYNSPGCR